One window of Myxococcales bacterium genomic DNA carries:
- a CDS encoding polymer-forming cytoskeletal protein yields MDPILPATEITALLGRGTHFEGKLAFEGRVRIDGSFKGEIKSADVLVIGEGAEIEAEIEAGTVIIKGGSVTGNVRASHSIELYVPARVTGNLHAPEIFMDKGVQFSGNCTMAPL; encoded by the coding sequence ATGGACCCCATCCTCCCCGCCACCGAGATCACCGCGCTGCTGGGGCGCGGAACTCACTTCGAGGGCAAGCTCGCGTTCGAGGGGAGGGTGCGCATCGACGGCAGCTTCAAGGGGGAGATCAAGAGTGCTGATGTGCTGGTCATCGGTGAGGGCGCCGAGATCGAGGCCGAAATCGAGGCCGGCACCGTGATCATCAAGGGTGGGAGCGTCACCGGCAACGTGCGAGCGAGCCACTCGATCGAGCTGTACGTGCCCGCACGCGTCACCGGCAACCTGCACGCACCCGAGATCTTCATGGACAAGGGTGTGCAGTTCTCGGGCAACTGCACGATGGCGCCGCTCTGA